Proteins encoded by one window of Vitis riparia cultivar Riparia Gloire de Montpellier isolate 1030 chromosome 11, EGFV_Vit.rip_1.0, whole genome shotgun sequence:
- the LOC117924588 gene encoding cytochrome c oxidase subunit 6b-2: MEEVNLQTAPADFRFPSTNQTRHCFTRYIEFHRCLAAKGEESGDCEKFAKYYRSLCPVEWIEKWNEQRENGTFPGPL, from the exons GTTAACCTGCAAACAGCACCAGCAGATTTCCGATTTCCTAGCACAAATCAGACCAGACACTGTTTCACCCGCTACATTGAGTTTCACCG GTGCTTGGCAGCAAAGGGGGAAGAGTCTGGTGACTGTGAAAAATTTGCCAAATACTATCGGTCCCTCTGTCCAGTTGAATGG ATTGAGAAATGGAATGAGCAGAGGGAGAATGGCACTTTCCCAGGTCCTCTTTGA